ACCTTTGCTAATTGCTTTACAGGATTGACACATGCTAATTTATGAACCATTCTTGGTTTGTTAGGATTGTCGCTTATATTTTTGAGCGGTGGCATTCGTAAATCACATTCTTCGCTATGAGCTTCACAACGAGGCCCAAAAGGACATTTCTCGAATATATGGTCTAACTGTGGAGGTGATCCTGGAATTGTGTATAACTCATCTTTTGCATCAACCATATCTGGCATTGCTTTTATTAATGCATTTGTATAGTGATGTTGGGCGTTTTGAATTATTTCAATAGTAGGGGCTGATTCTATAATTTTCCCACCATACATAACTTGAGTTCTATTTGCCATATTCCCGATAACACCTAAGTCATGAGTTACTAATATGACTGACATTTCTAATTCGTTTTGCAGTCGTTTAATTGTGTGTAAAATCTGTGCTTGTACGGTTACATCTAATGCTGTGGTTGGTTCGTCACAAATTAAGACATTTGGTTTATTGGCTAATGCCATGGCTATCATCACACGTTGACGCATACCACCAGAACATTCGTGAGGATATTGACGGAATCTAAGATCAACATTTGGGATCTCAACAAGATCTAAAAGTACTTTTGCTTCTTTACGAGCATCTTTTTTGCTCATTGACTTTTTTACATAAATAGCTTCAGCTACTTGCTCGCCTATACGTTTAAGAGGATTTAAAGATGCTAATGAATCTTGAAAAACCATTGCTAGTTGGGATCCACGTATTTTTCGCCACTGAGCATATTTAATTTTTGACAAATCATAGTTGGTTCCACATAGAGAAAATGTGCCTGTAATTTCAGCCGTTTTATCTAGCAAGCCCATTAAAGCTAAAACTGATGTAGATTTTCCACAACCTGATTCGCCAACAATTCCTAAAGTCTCACCCTTGTAAAGATCAAATGACAAATCTTGTACTACATATGTTCTTTCTTTTGGTTTGCCAAAAGAAATATTTAAATTTTTAACTTCTAAGATAATTTCATTATTATCGCTCATGATTTTTCCGATCCTGGATCTAAAGCATCACGTAAGCCATCACTAATAAAGTTAACTGCTAATACTATGAGAAAAATAGCCATACCAGGTGCATAAAATAAATAGGCTCGATCACCAGTTGTATTGCCTCTTGCCGCATTAAGCATTAGACCAAGAGATGTTCTAGGAGGTTTAACACCAAAACCCAAGAAAGACACAGTAGATTCAAGAATGATAGAAGTTGAAATTGTGATAGCAGTACTTATTGCAATTATTGAAACGGAATTTCTAATCAGATGTATAAATGTTATATAAAAGAAACCACGACCACTTATTTTTGCAGCATCAACATATTCACGTTCTCTAATACTCAATACTTGTGATCTAA
This region of Acidimicrobiia bacterium genomic DNA includes:
- a CDS encoding ABC transporter ATP-binding protein, giving the protein MSDNNEIILEVKNLNISFGKPKERTYVVQDLSFDLYKGETLGIVGESGCGKSTSVLALMGLLDKTAEITGTFSLCGTNYDLSKIKYAQWRKIRGSQLAMVFQDSLASLNPLKRIGEQVAEAIYVKKSMSKKDARKEAKVLLDLVEIPNVDLRFRQYPHECSGGMRQRVMIAMALANKPNVLICDEPTTALDVTVQAQILHTIKRLQNELEMSVILVTHDLGVIGNMANRTQVMYGGKIIESAPTIEIIQNAQHHYTNALIKAMPDMVDAKDELYTIPGSPPQLDHIFEKCPFGPRCEAHSEECDLRMPPLKNISDNPNKPRMVHKLACVNPVKQLAKVNNG